Part of the Chaetodon trifascialis isolate fChaTrf1 chromosome 1, fChaTrf1.hap1, whole genome shotgun sequence genome, ACTGTGATGTGTCTCCTTCACTTCACTCGGCGTCAGTGTTTATGGACCCTGAGGCCTGTCCGCTGCatcactgtctctgtgtgtttgtctatatacagtgtgtgtgtttgtaatgtgtgcGCTGTCTgtccctatgtgtgtgtgtgtgtgtgtgtgtgtgttatgttgcAGACTATAAGCGTGGGTTTGGAGGGCGGTATGGGTTAGAGGTGGAGAAGCAGGACCAGTGTGCCGTGGGCTATGAGCACAAGGAGAGCCTGGCCAAGCACGAGTCCCAGACAGGCACAGAACCTTCCctgatccccccccccacacacacacaaaaaaaccccccgCTTCCTCCTAGCTTGAAATGCCATCCTTCACgccatcctcctcatcctcagtaACGGCTGTTCTCTCTTAAGTGATGGACACACCTTCCTTTTCTGTCAGATAACCCAGCCCCTCGCTGTTACCACCACCTCCCTCCCACCTCTGCAGCACCAACCAATTAACATGAGCCGTGTAGATTATTTCTCTTATTAAGTCTACACGTTAATGACATGAAGGGGGAAACATGTTGGTCAGTCGttcatgtttttagtttgtGGTGAATGaactgtttgtgctgctcaggTGTGCTGAGTCTCTGCTCCTtgtcttttgttgctttatttttattacgTGCAGACCATTGTGCCACAGACATGTTCATTAGCTTGATGTTAAATATCTGACGAAACGAGCACAGAGGTCAGAAAAGCCTTCCTGTGGCTCGGCTCATACTGTGCTACATGACGTGAGGGAATGGAGTGTGTTCACACCTTCAGACAGGTGTATTCATCACTCACCTTggcctcctccacccccccgcCACCCTGCTGTTTCCAGTGCTGccatgatgctgtttgtttgcttctgcATTCGTTCTGTGCATGATGTCATGTGACTGCGGTGCATTTCATTGAGGCCTCCTGCTGTGACCCTCAGAGACATGGCTGATCTTCAGCACAGAGACTGAGCCAAGATGGCTGCTTGACCCCCGACTGTCTGGCTTATGTTAAGACCGTCCTGTCGgtcctcctgctgtctgcattcagtttgttttgtttctcctctctacAGGTTTGCATGAGCTCATCATCCCCCAGCAGATCTTTTCAGTTCGGTTTATCAGTTCATGTGAAACCAGCCACAGTCTGCTTCATCTGAACTTTGCTCACCAGAGCAGGTTTTAATCAACGCTGTGTCGCAGTGACGTTTAAGGTCTGCTCTGGAAGCAGGTTTCTGTGACGCTGATTGTGGCTGAGTCGTTCCTGTAGACCAGAAGCTGATccttttctcctgtttctcaGATTATTCAAAAGGGTTTGGAGGAAAGTTTGGAGTCCAGAACGACCGCATGGATAAGGTAAGCTCTGTCTGAGCGTGTGTTTATCCTGAGCTGTGTGCAGAGCTCTGCATTGAATCTTCCATCTCTCCGGTCGACAGAGTGCAGGGACCtttgaggaggtggagaagccGAGCTCGTCGTACCAGAAAACCCGACCTGTGGAGGCCGGTAAGCTTCCGCCATCATCGGCTGTTTGAGCTTCGCTTGAATGCGTCGTTTCTTCACGCTCTGACTTCTGctcctcagccagcagcagcacaggaagcATCAAGGCCCGCTTCGAGAACATCGCcaagcagaaggaggaggaggaccgaAAGAGGGCCGAGGAGGAGCGCGCCCGTCGACAGGCCAAGGagaagcaggagcaggaggaggcgcGCCGTAAGACCGAAGCGGCCCCCAAGGCCCCCTCTCCCGTCCCTGCTGCCAGTCCCAGTCCCACCCCCAGCCCGACTCCACCGGTCCAGCCAGCTGCTGCCATGACATACCAGGTGAGTCATGGcaacaggtggaggagcaggtgacAGGTGGAGGAGTTCAAATTATCTGCTAACAAACAACCTCCAGGTAGAGCGTCACAGGATGTTCACTCCTGTCCGTCTCGTTCACATGCAGAAAACTTTCCCACAGGACTCCTGGAAACATTTGTGCCTCCATTATAACTGTTGTTTAGAAACATGGAGGACGACACGGCACACCTCCATCGTAATGTAGAGTAGAGCCTGAAAGCAGCCTGTCACACAGGATGTGACAGAAGAACGGCGTTACTGTAGTTTGTTGGAATCCTTTGAAACCTAACCTCTCCTCGGTCCTGAGGTCGCTCCTCTTGTTGAAACGAACTCGCCCACGTGGAGCTGTTAGCAGTGTTACTTCAACTGAATTCTTTCATATCGTGTTAAAATTGTGCCAGAGTTGTCTTAAACAGattatgtttgtctttttagaACATGGAGGAAACTCATGCCGACTCCGGAGAGAACGGAGAGCCGCTGTACGAGGCTGAGCCACAGGACCAGTACTCACAGCCGGAGGAGCAGAACCTGTACCAGACCCCCgaggaggctgcagctggaggtttGTGCTGCGGGTCGCGTTGCCTCGCTGTGTTGGTGTTTACGCTTGATGCAGGACTCGTTAGGATTAGCTAAAGGTCACCAGTTAATCAATTCAGCTGAACATTTACCGACACGATCAGGGATGCTTCAGGGTCTGAGACTTTAAACAGTcaaactttattgtccacaAAGGTGGAAAATTGTCTCTGGTCCATCTGACAgttcattaaaataataaaacatacaCTCAGTTGTCGCTCTCTTGCAGACGGACAGCAGTACGAGTACGGCGAGGACCTCGGGGTGACAGCTGTGGCTCTGTACGACTACCAAGCAGGTGAGGCTGAAAGTGACCATTTCAACTGAAATCGagtaaaacagcagctgttacCACAAAGTGACGTCATGCATCACGTCCAGAGGGACAACCAAAAGACAGAGAAGCCATTCCGCTCTGCAGCACGAGCACCAGCAGCGCTCATCCTGGTAACCTTTCAGCCGTGAACAAAACCAGGAGCGATGAACAAAGCATCCCTTTAACAGACAGATagagcagcagtgttgtgtGTCCATGTCTGAAGGGGACGAGTGTCCCAATGTCTCTGGCTTTAGGCGAAAAGTTTGTGGAGAACTGGCTCTCACCACACcagactggagctgcagctgaaggttgttttcttcatcagctCGTCTTCCAGTTATCTTCTTGATCAATGAGTCGTTCGGTCTGTAAgctgaaaagtgaaaatatggtgcaagctgctgttttcagacagAGAATCAGTTATTTATGACAGAAACCAAGAAGCagttggtttttgtttgttatttttgtttgctaAAAGACTAAAATGGATCATCCGTTATCAGAATTGTGGCAGATTGATCGATAGATTCGTTGACTGATCAGACACCCGGCGCTCCCTCATCACCggtctctcttcctgtttcagctGGCGACGACGAGATATCCTTCGACCccgatgacatcatcaccaaCATCGAGATGATCGACGAGGGCTGGTGGCGAGGCGTGTGCAGAGGCGCCTACGGCCTTTTCCCGGCCAACTACGTGGAGGTTCGACAATGATGACGCCCCGCCGAGACCATCGTGTCCCCGTCCCCGTGCAGATAAGAGGAAGGAGACcgtaacacccccccccccccatcttaaTGCTTCGACACTGCGAGATGTCCTCGCGTCTCCTTGCCGGCTTTCTTTTGCTCCTTTTTCCGCCCCTCTTCGACCAAGTCCAAATTCACTTTGTTTCCGTCTGTGCAGCAGAAGACGCAGGAGGAGTTCCCTTAGAGCGATTCAGGACCAAGAGCATTTACACGATCTGATATCTGGGCTCAAACAAAGGCCCGAAGTGCTGCTTTGTAAAAGTGGAAGCTGAAAATGCAGCGTGGCGTTCAGGCCTGAGGTGACTCCACCTCCCGCCTCACAGCCACAAGCTGCATTTTGAAGCTTCTCATCTTTGCAGGTTCAGTAAAGAGTTCAGCTTCACATCGCTGCTTCTTCACACCTTTGAGAGGGATTTCAGTCTCACCAAAGATCAGAGTCATGGCAGCAACGAGCTTGAAACGTCTCAAACGAGTCTCGTGCTCGAGGCTCGGGGTGCTGGTGGCTCAGTAGCTCTCAGGAGCGAGCGGGACGTGCTGTCCCGTCCCTCCAGTCCGGACCAAAAAGCTGATCAGCCTCGttgcttctctgtctttctgcgtAAACGTGGCTGTGTTGCACGGGATTGTGATCCTCGATGGGAAACGAAGCCTCCGTCAGCTGTAGATGTTTTGCGAATGCGTTCCTTTTTCTGAACACTCGCACCAGTGGCAGGGTTGATTTGTAAATGATCGATAATCAGGTTTCCTCCTTTACTGATGTTGAAATTGTTGCCAGAATAACGGGGCCATCATGTCAAAGACTTCACCTCCACTGTGGCAAATCAAAAGCTAGACGAGCACTACAGCTCATAGTGTTATAGTAACCGTCTTCTCGCGGGGTCCTGGTTGTTGAAGCTTGGCATCGTGTACAGAGATCAGGATTTATGACGCTTTGATAAATAATAGatttgaaaacagatttttgttcCCGCTCACtgtggttttctgtgtgtttgtgtctcggGGGTTTTTCTGTCATAATATGTTGAAATGCACACGTGAGGCGTGGCGGCGTTGGCTCTGGCGCACAGTTAACACCCCTCACCGTGACCAAACCGTGTGTGCTGACCTCAGAGCGAGCGACCTTTAAAGATCCGCCATTTATCAGCAGCACAGTCGGCCTGTAGGCGCTGACAGCACGCCGCCGTTAAGGGAAGAGGCTTTGCTTCGTTCTCCAAACACTAATTAAAGCTGACAGACGTCTGATTGACAGGCTGCTCGGCTGTGATCGCAGCAGTGTAGCttccacaggtgtgtgtgtgtgtgtgagcgtgtgtgtgtgagcgtgtgtgtgagggcttTCATTTAATTCATCTTTGGggttttttaataaaaaagtgaccttttcaaatgcattatttttatCTGTACCTCTGTTTGCTCGAGTCACATCATTacctgcttcttttttttagtttcaaTAAATAAACTATGATGATGAATTTGCTTTGCTTCGTTATTTCACGTCCTGAAAATCAGCCTCATGTCTCCAGTTTTTGCTCCAGAAACAAGATTTCTGCAACGAGAAAGGAATCCTCCAGCTCAATAATTGATATTAACGTGTACTTTTTTCCAAAGAAAAATGAGTTGCTGTAATCAATCttagaaacaaacataaatgtgaTAATCAAATTAAACTAATTGGTCAAATCAGATACACAGCTGCCACTTTCTGCTTCTACACAAACCTCAGAGTAAAATATTGAGCTGTTTTTACTCGACAGCTGCAGATACTCATTAAATCACCAGTTTAACAAACATGAGGCATCGTCAGAGAATCAACTTCCCGACTTAAATTAGCTCTACTTTGAGCAGCTGCACCATTAAAAATGCTGTTAATGCATTAAAATATCAAGAATCAGAAAACACCTAATGTGCCTCCTGGGCGAGTAAGGGATTTGATTACTGGTAGTGATTTACTTTAGTTTACTCCACTAACTATCACATTCACTTCAGTACTCAGAGGAAGTCTTGTGGTCAtcgacgttttttttttttaaattaaggACCAAAAACAACCTTATATGGACAGGTGTGTGCCTTTCCTCATTATGTCCAATGAACTAATTGAGCACTAATCCAGGACCACTGAGGCACCAGAGCTCCGCTGTGAGTGTCAAAGAGTGCGACTACTTTTGTGTTTAATCCAAAAACCTGCAGTGGAGGGTTTTATTTAGatcaatgaggaaaaaaatgaattgaatcCATTTCAAGAGGAGTCTGAAACGACATGTGTGAAAACTTACTACTTCTTAGTACTTACTTAGTACTTCAGATATCTCAGCCAACTGTTACAGTAATCTGCTGCTTAGAGCCAAGAACAGGAGACATGAGAGCGCTGAGAGGAGCCATCCTGCTCCATAAAGACTACTCTGAATTCTGCATTAAGTGCATTTTGCtgctaatacttttgtacttttacttctttacagtttgaatgcaggacttttatttgCACTGGTACTGTATTATTTTACTTTGGCAATGGATCTGAATATTTCTTCCGCCGCTGAAGACGAATTCCgtcatttaaaaacacataaactcaTTTGATAGAGGCACGACGCTGAAGGCAGACTGAAGTTTACTTCATGTGTAAGTGAGGATGAGGACGGAGGATTTCTGTGACGAAGCACGGAAAGACGATGTTAtcttgtttctgattggctgaatggACGCTGGAGCTGAGCTGTGACTAGTGCTGGGTCGTACCGTGCCGACCATAGATATATATAACAAATATATAGACATCTATAGTGCCGACGCTTCGGAACGTGTGTCAGAAATCCCGGAAGTGTTTAGTGAAGCGCGTAACGACGGTTGTGTCGTTTAGGGCGTGACGTCATGCTGGCGTTCGAGGCCTCGCTGGCTCAGGAAGTGGTTCGAGTATCGGCGCGATTTGTGagcatatatatacacacacagcaatggACCCGCCGACACTTCGTGGGTCAGTGTCGGCGggttgttggtttgtgtgtgacacaggAGCATTTTGTTATACTGCTGCTTattttgatggagcctgtgagaaGCTGAAAACACCGAATAGAGACCGACTacaatgaaaaaggaaaaaatctaaaccaaaacagtaaCACTGAGTTAATTAGCGTCTGTTAGTGGTGCCCAGATGTATTCTATGGTGAGACACACAGTACATGTAATGTTTGGCGATATTACCAAAGCCGTCCCTGTGACAGCTTTAACATactgcaaaacacattttcagtatttgtgaAGATGAACAtgttacaaataaaatgaaacactgatgtaaagatggtttttgttttgttttttctgtcgTAACCGGTAGCGTTAACGGCTAGATGACATCAGTTGGACTAGATAGTTAGCTAGCGGTAGCTAATTAAATGGTtggctaacgctagctaaccGATGTATTGAACTTAACTTTACCTCGACTGTTACCGCTTACCGGTAGCATTAACTAGTTGGTTAGCTACGGCTATCGGTTACCGGCAGcgttaactttttttttatttgactaCTTGCTTGACTTACTTCGTTGTCAGGCTGAAGTCCAACTGACTCAGTT contains:
- the cttn gene encoding src substrate cortactin isoform X5; the protein is MWKAAAGQSVSVPVNDEVDDWETDPDFENDVSEKEQRWGAKTVSGSGHQGHIDIHQLRETVSTEHTSLKQKEQETMPKASHGYGGKFGVQQDRMDKSAVGHDYQIKLSKHCSQTDTSKGFGGKFGVQADRVDQSAVGFEYAGKTEKHASQKDYATGFGGRYGVQADRVDQSAVGFDYQGKTEKHESQKDYSKGFGGKFGVQNDRMDKSAGTFEEVEKPSSSYQKTRPVEAASSSTGSIKARFENIAKQKEEEDRKRAEEERARRQAKEKQEQEEARRKTEAAPKAPSPVPAASPSPTPSPTPPVQPAAAMTYQNMEETHADSGENGEPLYEAEPQDQYSQPEEQNLYQTPEEAAAGDGQQYEYGEDLGVTAVALYDYQAAGDDEISFDPDDIITNIEMIDEGWWRGVCRGAYGLFPANYVEVRQ
- the cttn gene encoding src substrate cortactin isoform X1, translating into MWKAAAGQSVSVPVNDEVDDWETDPDFENDVSEKEQRWGAKTVSGSGHQGHIDIHQLRETVSTEHTSLKQKEQETMPKASHGYGGKFGVQQDRMDKSAVGHDYQIKLSKHCSQTDTSKGFGGKFGVQADRVDQSAVGFEYAGKTEKHASQKDYATGFGGRYGVQADRVDQSAVGFDYQGKTEKHESQKDYAKGFGGKFGVETDKVDKSAVGFEYQGKTERHESQKDYVKGFGGKFGVQTDRQDKSALGWDHQEKLQLHESQKDYKRGFGGRYGLEVEKQDQCAVGYEHKESLAKHESQTDYSKGFGGKFGVQNDRMDKSAGTFEEVEKPSSSYQKTRPVEAASSSTGSIKARFENIAKQKEEEDRKRAEEERARRQAKEKQEQEEARRKTEAAPKAPSPVPAASPSPTPSPTPPVQPAAAMTYQNMEETHADSGENGEPLYEAEPQDQYSQPEEQNLYQTPEEAAAGDGQQYEYGEDLGVTAVALYDYQAAGDDEISFDPDDIITNIEMIDEGWWRGVCRGAYGLFPANYVEVRQ
- the cttn gene encoding src substrate cortactin isoform X4, which codes for MWKAAAGQSVSVPVNDEVDDWETDPDFENDVSEKEQRWGAKTVSGSGHQGHIDIHQLRETVSTEHTSLKQKEQETMPKASHGYGGKFGVQQDRMDKSAVGHDYQIKLSKHCSQTDTSKGFGGKFGVQADRVDQSAVGFEYAGKTEKHASQKDYATGFGGRYGVQADRVDQSAVGFDYQGKTEKHESQKDYVKGFGGKFGVQTDRQDKSALGWDHQEKLQLHESQKDYSKGFGGKFGVQNDRMDKSAGTFEEVEKPSSSYQKTRPVEAASSSTGSIKARFENIAKQKEEEDRKRAEEERARRQAKEKQEQEEARRKTEAAPKAPSPVPAASPSPTPSPTPPVQPAAAMTYQNMEETHADSGENGEPLYEAEPQDQYSQPEEQNLYQTPEEAAAGDGQQYEYGEDLGVTAVALYDYQAAGDDEISFDPDDIITNIEMIDEGWWRGVCRGAYGLFPANYVEVRQ
- the cttn gene encoding src substrate cortactin isoform X3, with the translated sequence MWKAAAGQSVSVPVNDEVDDWETDPDFENDVSEKEQRWGAKTVSGSGHQGHIDIHQLRETVSTEHTSLKQKEQETMPKASHGYGGKFGVQQDRMDKSAVGHDYQIKLSKHCSQTDTSKGFGGKFGVQADRVDQSAVGFEYAGKTEKHASQKDYAKGFGGKFGVETDKVDKSAVGFEYQGKTERHESQKDYVKGFGGKFGVQTDRQDKSALGWDHQEKLQLHESQKDYSKGFGGKFGVQNDRMDKSAGTFEEVEKPSSSYQKTRPVEAASSSTGSIKARFENIAKQKEEEDRKRAEEERARRQAKEKQEQEEARRKTEAAPKAPSPVPAASPSPTPSPTPPVQPAAAMTYQNMEETHADSGENGEPLYEAEPQDQYSQPEEQNLYQTPEEAAAGDGQQYEYGEDLGVTAVALYDYQAAGDDEISFDPDDIITNIEMIDEGWWRGVCRGAYGLFPANYVEVRQ